CATTACAATAAATCATGTTACGTCTTTTTTTTCTTGTAATATCAGGTCAGACCGATGATCATAGCAGTCACTGAGTTGTATCAAACCGTCAAGGAAAAAGTAGATCAGTTGAGGGAGACCGAAAAATATGTAACGTGGATCAAGGAGTGGGACGATCTGTTTGCCGAGGTAGCTCAGAACGATTTGGTCAAGTTGTGGCTCAGTTTATCAGGTATGTTTTGGAGAGGGTGAAGTTTCACCAACGTCAGCGTTGACAGCTGTCATAGCATTTGCGCCTACCGAACTCGAGGGATATTTTCGATTTACTTCCAGGTCATTTCAAGGAGATGCAGCGGTCTTTACCCATCAAAGAATTACCTACCTTGTACAACTTCGCGTCCATGACCAGTTGCTTCGACCATAGAATCATATTCAAGAAATCGGTGGAGATGCCGTCGAGGAGGTCTAAACTTCTCAAGGACTCTTGCGAATTGTTGACGAGTACCTCTACAACTCTGCAACTGGCTGGATATAAAACTTTGCTGAGTTTAATACCCGGTTTGGTTGAAATAGATTCGGAGGCTGTTGATACTAACACTCCAAATAAAGACGGATTGGTATTTGAAATGTTCAAGGGTATTTGCCTATCTACGCAGGATATCGTCAGTACCATGCTCCTAGATTTGAAGTGAGTGAATATAACCTAATTTAACCTAACTTTTTTGAACTCGAAGCATAGATTTTCATACATAATTTGTAGGTTAGGAGAGGACAGTTGCCGCGTGGAACCATTCACCGATTCCTACAATTACACCCTCGCCTATTTACTGATATGGGACATAATGCTATGTCTTTGCGAAAACGCTTCCATGGAATTAAAATTCCAATACGCCGATTGGTTGAAGTATGTTTTTTACGTGTCCGATAAGTTCGAAAGTATctgtaaattttcaattttaggcaagaagatatattgaaaagtcTGTTGGATAACTTGTTCCGTTTGATGCCGATTGAGATCCTCCACCAAGCCGAATCCAAGAATTTGTACCACGCCGAATGGTTCTCTTCGAGGGTTCAATTTGACGCCGGAAGTAAGAGTTTTTCATTCGGTTTTTGTgaactgggcccataacctgttatgttttttcagaaatttgtaGTAGTGCCGAGTTGGAACATATGGTTTGTTGGATTTATCACTCGGCAGTGTCTCAGCTGCCCGCTCTGGTCCGTCAGTGGTGGACGGGCGTGGACGCTAGGATAGCGCAAATCGTGGAGAGGATAACGTCGACTTACGTTTCGCCACTGTTGTGTAACCGCGAACTGAAGGATATAACGCAGCACGAGAAGACGTTCAAGAATATGACGGTCGGTTTTGAACTTGAAAACTGATGATTTGACAGGTTTGATggttataatttttcaggttaAAGTTCTGCCAACGGTCAGGGAAGTCGTTGCCGTTTATACAGTGGACGATTCACAGATGGAGCTCGTTATAACTCTGCCTACGAACTATCCTCTCGCCGGTCCGGACGTTCACTGTAACAGACAGATTGGTGGTACTTCCCACAAGCAGTGGCTTATGCAATTCAAGAAATGCGTCCTTCATCAGGTGGGTACAAAGGTTTGTTTTTCGCCGAAGATGGGATGAAATGTTTAATTTTCAGAACGGTAGAATCTGGGACGGGCTGTCGTTGTGGAACAATAATTTGGACAAAAAATTCGACGGGGTGGAAGAATGTTACATCTGTTTCGCGGTCCTGCATCCCGGTACTTACCAGTTGCCCAAGTTATCATGTCAGATGTGCAAGAAAAAATTCCATTCGGCTTGTTTGGTGAGTGTCTCTCACGAGGTTACTGGAGAGTTGTTCTAATGAATGAGCGgttaaatatttttaattttttttattttcagtacaaatGGTTCAGCACGAGTAACAAGAGTTCGTGTCCAATTTGCCGGAATTTGTTCTGAACGGGATGAAAAAGATTTTATcgataaattttttaatttactACCGATGTATATAAGGAGTTATAAGATTATTCACACTTGTTGAAGCTTATTGATTTTAATTtacaatatatattttttataaaaagttAATATCTGTTTTTCTCTCTCTGTTGGTTTACTTTTTGTGTTTCTGGATGGTTTGGAGAATTTCATCGACGTCGTCTGGAGACCCTAGGAATATTGGAGATCTTTCGTGGATTGTCTTGGGCTGAATGTCCAGGATGGGTATTTGCCCGTTTGAAGCTGCCCCTCCTGCTTGTGTCATGATGAAGGCCATCGGTATGCATTCGTAAAGAAGACGTAACTGAAAATTCGATATTGTACATCTCTTCAACGGAAACGGATTTTGCCAACTGTCGTATTTAACTCGAACCTTCTAAGCCTATGGAGATACTCGATAAATTTTGACCATAAATTATTCAGCAATTGCCCCAACTCAATAGTTGAGGGAAGTGGGGTGTAATGAAGGTTCACAATTTTTCACTTGGGTATATACGTGATGCTCCTAACCTAAACGATGACGTTTTAATTGCAAACTGTCGTATTTAACTTGAACCTTTTAAGCCTACGGagatactgaataaaattttaCCATGAATTATTCAGCAATTACTTCAACACAATAGTTGAGGGGAAATGTCCAAGTGGGGTGTAATGAAGTTTCACAATTCTTCACTTGGGTATACGTGATGCTCCCAACCTAAACGATGACGTTTTAATTTGCAGGTCAAACTGTCGTATataacttgaaccttctaagcTTACTGAGATTTTGAccataaattattcaaaaattactAGTTGATACAGAAATACCCCGACGATATCGAACTATTTCAGAATCTAAGCGCCTTCAAGCTTGTTAACAAACGCGAAAAAAGAATCTAGTTACATGCCTCAACTTAAAACCTCCTGAATTGTTAGAGAAATTATTTTTCGATCCTTACTTTTCCATTGGGCGAAGCCTTGGTGGCAGGATAGATGAATACACCTCCATATTTGATGGTCCTGTGAACATCGGCCACCATAGAACCGACATACCTAGCATTGTAAGGCTTTCCCTTGGACGGATCCTTTTTGTTCTGAACGTACTCTTTGATGGCGTCGTCCCAGAGGTGGGTGTAACCTTCGTTGATCGAGTAGATGTTGCCTTTCTGGGGGATTTTCATGTCCTTGTCGGTGAGGATAAATTCCCCTATGGACGGATCTAACATGAATCCGTTTACTCCGGATCCCAGCGAGAGGACCATCATGGTGGCGCTGCCATAGAGCGCGTAACCTAATCAAGGAAAATCTGATGAGAACAAATGAGAAAAGTTGCCCCACAGAAGGTTATGTTGACATTTTGAGTGCTCTGATACTTTGAACATGTTAGTGCAAACTTTTATTCGAATTTCTTCAGTAAATAAGTCGTTTTTTACCTGCTGCCACAACCTGGTTCCCTGGCTGTAAGCCATCGGCAAGGGTTGGTGCGGTGTTGTCGGTTTTCTTCCAGATGGCGAATATCGAACCAATAGAAACCAAACAGTCGATGTTGGAAGATCCGTCTAATGGGTCGAAAGCCACAATGTATTTTCCTCTCCTCTCGGTTTCTAtctgaatgaaataataatgatgaattttttatgatttattaGCTCTCTTATATGAGAAACGGTTGataaatcataatttttcttacTTCAATCACTGTCTCATTTTCTTCTGATATCAATAGTGCTACAGTGTACGAAGATTTCAGCATATTTATGAATAATTCATTCGCCAAAACGTCCAGCTTCTTGACTTcctcaccctgtacattagtCTCTCCAGCAGTTCCAAATCTGTAAGTATTGAATTGAAGGAAAATAGATAATTAGTCTGCATTTCTAGAATGAACAAACTTTAAGTTCTTAAGAACCAATCAGATAGCATATAATGCAATTGATCCGCGGATAAACTCGATCGTGGGGTTCTACCCTTAGCTACGCCACTGGTGAATTGAATTTCTTCACAATTGTGATGACCTGTCGTGATCGCCAGGTGAAAATGATTGATAATTTTCGGTTGAACCACCAGAAACTTACAGTTTGGTTATGCCAGCCTTACGAACAGCATAACTTATGACCTTAACAGCGGTCTGTACAGAATTCAGCAGCTGCGTCAGCTCCCCGGTCGCACCAGGCGCCTTTTTCTGCTCGGCCAAGACGAATCTCGTCAATGTGATGCAGTTGGAATCCATTTTTCGATCGATCTTTTTCGACGACTGAAAGCAGGACTTTGACGACCGATTGTTTACTGTTTGTGGGCTCGACTGCACTCGGCGAATCAGAATTGTTCCATTTACCACCTGACCTTTAGATAAGCAACTTGAAATTCTTGATAATCATTACGAAATTGTGGGGAATAAAGGAAAGTACACACTATCCGTTTTGAGCAGAGACTGAAGTTGCTCGAACTGCACGACTTTCACTTCTAAACAGCGAGAAAAATCTTTATTTGATTTTCATAAGAGCCTTCTAGCCTTGCTGGTTGTTTTTGAGGGTTTGCTTGAATTTGCGTCATTGCAGTCAGAATAATCTTATCTTGTGTGGCTTCTTTAGGTATCGCAATGAACCGGCAGATAATTTCTATCTATTTCTCCTTCACATTGGCGAAGATGGCAAAAAATGCGATATAAATTTTTCAAGGCAGCTTtggaatttcaattttcttgttAAAACATGATCGAAGAGTGTCGCTaccgatttttgaaaaaatatcactGTTATTTCAAAGTCGAACCTGGAAACGGTCGATTTTTCGAAATGTATATGAATAAAACACAAGTTTATTTTCACATTTACTGATATCCAGATGATATGAACACTTCAATATAGATAAAGTTTCTGATCACATATAATTGAATAAATCCAATCTTAAAATTCattccaaaaataaatgaaaatatcacATTCGACTAGAAATCATTTAAAATGACTAGACAAAGAATAATTCACgcaatgaaattattcaatacTCAACGAAAATGAAACTTCATGCAATTCTCTGAGTTTTTCTTCCTGAGATCTCTAACTAATCCAATTTATCATTAACGACTATCTTCATAAAAACGGGGATCACTTATTCGCAGGAAACACCTCTTGAACTCGTAATAGTATAATGGAGCAactgtaaaataaataaatgatatcGATACTACACATGAGTATAGGGGTAAACTCACAAAGTCGATGAAGTATGTAGAAGACTATGAATTCTGTAGGCCAATTTCCAGTGAATGTTTCATTATATCTGAGCAGAAGTGACCAAATATTGATACCTAAAGTTGCTAAAAAATAAATCAGGCACACAATGATTGTATGCTTGAATCTTTCATGTAAGAGTTCGATGAGTCCAACCTAAAAATTCTCATGTAACACCATCATAATAAAATTACGGAACCGATAAAACTCACTTGATATACGTAAGTGGAGAAGAATAGGATAAATATTGTGGAAAAAGCCAGGATGATGCACAAAATCTGAATTCTGAAACATACTTAGTACAACTAGTGAAGATTAAATCACTTTTCCTTCTACTCACATTAGAAACACTAGTATTAGCGCATTATAAGATCTCAAAATTATAGACACAATGTTAATCAACAGGTCAGTAACCAACagaattatttgaaaaacaaCGATGGGAACATAGCGGCCTGTTAAATAGTCCACCATAATAAAATTCAGTTACTTTAGGGTGTTCACTTCTAATAAATAAAATGTTTACTTTGAACCTATAAAAAAACAAGTCCATTTAATTCCCTTTAAAAATTAATCACTCAAATTCTCACCATTTGGGTTTTACTCGATATTGTTCCGaatatgtggaaattcatctttGCCAGAGTGCAGTTCACTTCTCTTATGAATTCATATTGAAAAGAATTTTTAAGTTcatctgaaatatttgtatgtttACCGAAAATCCAAACCCTATTTCACATTTGACATTTAAGTGACGTCATTGTGACCTCACATctggaaattcatcaaaaaattttttctacattacAAGGAAAGTGTTTGACAAACAAAATTATAGAGGGCgagaaattatgaataattcaCAAATATGAAATTGTTTCGAAGATATGCCAATAGATGTCGCACGTTGTCTGAGAGCATAGAACTAAGGATTACAGAGAATATTTACATAGAACTAGTTTTGATTTAAACAGATTTTCCATTACTGAGTCGTTTCTGTGGTTtgagaaatttaaaattttcactcTTCTGATGGTTATAATTTGTCttatacattaataaattattggTAACAAGCGTCAAATCCAACCCTGGCAAGATTATGCCAACAATATAAAACATTAAGAAAAGGATATAGCAAATATAGAATATATTTCTGGTAGGATATACACATTTATACAATTGTCAATAAAGCAAAATAACTCATATGAAGATATGTACTAATCCCCAGCTATAATATTTTCCTCAACAAGAATGGTGCTACCACAATCAGGACATCGCATAGTTTCTTCCTTATAACTTGCCAGCAAGTCATCAACTTTGGGGATCTGTTTCAAGCACTTCATACATTGTAGGACCTTATTCAGTGCAGGTTTTTCCCTGCTGTCAATCAGATGTGCAATGAAGTTATGCAGCCTTTCGGCATCCTCACTTTGAAGATCGTAAATTCTCATCTTACGATCCTTCCTCAAGGTATCAAAGTTAATCTGTACAGTACACCGATCTTCATCTATGAACTCGCAGCTTGTTATTGTGCTCAGGACCCAGCTAGCTCTTTCTTTGCTAGTCGTACAATCGATTTCAGTCAGACTGTCCTTGGTGAAAACCACAAATAAATCCTCTTCTTCACCGGGAATCTTAGCCATGTAAATCGATTCTTCGCTATTAACTTCTATATCTTCATCTTCGGATGTTTCATCTACGGTGGTGTTGTAAATGTTGTTTTCCGTTTCGTCCTGGTTTTCATTGTTCGGTTCTTTTTCCTCGGTGATGCTGTTAGTTTCATCCAGCACCGTGAAACCACTCATATCTTGGGAATTATTTATCGAGTTATCCTTTTCTATCGGCCCTTTGTAGTAGTTCAACCAGGATTCTCCATAAGTCTCCCTCAAGTTATGTATGTGATTCCTGACCTCCAAATGATCAACGGACGAGTATGATTGGGGCAACAGCACTGGCTCTTTGTCAACGCTTTTATTGTCCTCTATATCTACTTCTCTCACCTTTTTAGATCTCTCGATGGAGGTTAACAACTTCGTACTACCCTCAGATGCGCTCAATGAGTCACTGTTCGATCTTTGCATCAAAGGATGGAACGTTCCAATCAATTTGACATCACTCGTGCTCAATTGCATGAAATCGAGGATGAACCTTTGGGGGTCTACGTTTTGATGGAGATAGATGCAGGTATTTTGAATATGTCTGGTATGATACGATAAGGGATTTCCAACCAGGGAAAGCCAATGTAAAGCTGCCAAATGAGATAAAGAAACTAGTTCCGAATGGTCGATAAGGCAATTGTCAGACAAATCTAATTCGCATATGTTTACTAGATTTTTTAGCTGGGATATATCCTCTAAAAAATTATTGCCGAGGTTCAGAATCTACAAAGAAAAAACACACATTTGAATTATTGATCATTATACATTATATAAAGACCTAACCTAACAAATTTACCTGAAGTCTATTGCAGATCTGTCCAGAAAACTTTGGTACCTTCTGTAATTTATTGAAAGATAAATTGAGATACTTCAAATTATTCAAACAGCCTATTTCATCGACATTAGTCAGTTCATTGTGGCTCAAATCTAGAGAACTCAACCAAGGCACACATTCTAAACTGTCATCTAAAGCAGTCAATTTGTTATAAGATAATACTAAATTTTTCAGTTCAGTCCAGATATATTTTGAGCAATAGTCCCCTCCGCAATATTCAAGTAAACCTCTCAAAGAATCTAAATCTCTGGAACAAATGAGTTGTTGTAAATGTAACCGTTGGGAATTCAATCCTGCTATTTTGGAAACATCGACTTTATGTAACTCTAGTATCTGTAGATTCCTGAATTCCGAAATATCCACCGTGCTATCAATAGGTACAATATCTGCAATCAGCTTGAGATGCACGATATTCTGCATCATTTTGAATATGATTTGGACATTTTTCTTTGTTGTTTCTGTCGAATTCTGGTCACTCACATCTATGCATGTTGGATTTATCATGAGTTGTTTTATTTGTAAACTCACCAAACTGTTCACTTTCTCGAGTACATGGGTTGTTAGAGAGACTTTTTTTACGCCTTCTGAAATTGCCTTTTCATTTGCTTTCAGTATTAGTGCCAAATTTTCGATTTCGTCTACTTCCATTTTTTTCACATGAGTCACTGTCTATCGATAACAATAATCAGTCGAAATGAATTACAAAGGAAATGATTAATACGCTTACAAGTTGTCATCATAAACCCAGCACAATATAAATAGTTTATTATTTCTTCATTagttctatttatttatttggaacACAGATACGACAACGACATGACAGATcagagacaacctgtctctGTGACAGATGACACTCCTATCGTTCCATCAGAGAATAACCAGAGACTCTGAAATAACTCTTTTTCTTCCAAGTTTGTCTTGAATCAACGCCTGATACTTTCATTTTGTGAGCCGAGAATAAAAAACGACCGTGAAGAGCTCGAGAAAATTGGAGAATGCATGCAAATGTAAAGAAATCTACGATCATAGAATAAACTACTGTCTGACGTTATCAGTTTTAATACAAGTGAAGTTAGCACCGATCACAGACAAGAGTGGGAAGTTCCAATTCGACTCATAGAGCGGAAAgtagtgtttttggcctcggtattcatgaaattcatttcagcaTGGTTTTTGAAGGCGAATGTACCGAAAACGAGCATCTCAGTTTCTGCTACTCCAGAAATCGCAATCTGAGAGCATGGAggaatcattgaactctatgggagttCAATGGGAGGAATTGGATACATGCTGCCAACTTCTGAGTACTGCGAAAGTTACTCTAGTTACCTGCCAGGTGGCGCTGTGATATTTTGTAGTGTCTACttgggagttgtgttgctctgaggTCAAATAAGATGTTATAGTAGGGAACTTTTGGTGGAGAAATGAAACATAGACCTTGAAATATTTAGTGAACATATTTATTTGATGATACTTCTATAAACTCTTCAAGTGGTAACTGTAATAATAAATAATCGAGAACAATAAATGGGGTTTACAATTCATCATCTACAGAAAGATAGGTTGGATAACTACGGGAAAACGGTATAAAATACGACCTCAATGTAAACGTAGAAGTTAAGAGCTCCGATCATAGTCTTTTAGGGGATTTATAGCCATTATTTTCAGAACTTTACATATCAGTATTCGCCTGTTCAGGTTGAATGCCAATTTGTATTTCCGTTATCGATTTTCCATCGAAAAATTGATTGATGAGTTGCTGATGCTTCGAAATCAGTGGTTCAAAGTTtcactaaaaaaaaacaacaacaaacaaAGTGCCAAAGTGTTTCATTATTTTCTACTCTGGAATTGGTATTATTTTCATGGATGTACAGGCGTTGTTTGGcactttatttttatatttttttgtatgtttctttttcatttttggttTTCTGCCTAGTATTTCTTTGAATCACTGATTATAAAACGCTTGTCTTCGTCTTTCGAACTGCATATagtacagggtgtaaatgaatagttgcgaaaaaattaaaTGCAAGTAGTTTTCGTCcgcaaacacttttcgtccggtggttcgtcactaagcaatatTAGATCCCGACTGAATCAATTTAGTGAcagtgacaataactgtcatttgctgttgtcaaattaattatttacgaaatcggctagattttacgAGTGAATTGCAACTATTTATTTATACCCTGCGTTTCTTTGTGTGAACTTTAATAGAATTTCTGAACCACCGGGTGAAAAAATCAAGGAAACTCCTCAATACTTCCAGGAAAGAAAATTCCTCTTTACAAAAGTGTTACTCGCCAAGGTGTGAACGACCACTGTACAATTTTACGTCTTCACAGACCTCGATAAACGTCTCGTCGTCGAAAACAAACCGCACAGTTTTCTAACCTCGAAAACTACACGACCGTAGGTTCTAGCACTCGCACACCGTTCGAGTCAATCCAAAAATCATGATTTCCACTCTTTGAATTTCCTAAGCGACACTTTCTTGAACCTCGACATCAGGTCGGACTCCTTGCCCTCCTCGTCGCTCAAGGTTTCGCCCTCGGAATGCACCTCTCTGTGGCACTGAGTCTTCGTTTGGGTGCCGCCGGTCGCGTTAGTCTCTTTCTCCGAATGCACCTTGGACCGCATGTTGTTCTTCCTCGACTCGTCGCCCTTGTGGTTCCGCCACTTGGACGCCGTAGGATCGCTGAGGGCCACCTGCACCGGCGCCTTTATACTACCGCTGGCGACGTTCCGAGCCACGCTGAGGCCCCTGCTGATCCTGTCCAACGTCGCCAGGCGCAGGCTCGACGTTATCCGGTTCTTCCTCAGGGAGGTCGGCGTCGCGTTCGCCCTCTCCTGCATTATGAACCTACCGAGCGTCTGCCAGTGGCTCTGGGCGTTGTAGACGTTCTCCAGGTCGGAGAGCGCGCGTTGTTGGATGTTGGGGTTGGCTCCGCCCCACTCCAACTCTTCGACGATCACGAACTTCATCGGGTCCTCCATACGCCTGGCCTTGACCAGGGCTTGGGCGAGGACGTCTTGTGCGCAAGCGTTTAAAGGTACCTTCAGTATGGCGTAGGGTATTTCCGGGGATACGTTGTATATGCACACCAGGAACGTGTCGTTTTCCTCCCAGGCGTTACTGGGGGCCCCGTCCGATTTCCTGGCCTCCCTCTCGCGGTTAGCCACGCTCCTGATGGACGACAACCACGCGCGACTGCTGGGGTCGTTCCCCATCCGTTTCAGGATGAACCTTCCCTCCCCCTTCCATTGGGATTGGGCTTGGAGGGGATGTTCGTCCAGATCCAGTATTCGTTGACTGGAAGGTAGATTGTGGTCTTTTTTCTCCCAACCCCTGGCCACTTCCTCCACCAGGATGTAATCGTGGACCTTTTCCGCCTGGATATTGGCTTTTTGTAGACAGAGCAGGAGGACGTCTTGCACCGAGCTTTCCTGGGTGATTTTC
The window above is part of the Coccinella septempunctata chromosome 8, icCocSept1.1, whole genome shotgun sequence genome. Proteins encoded here:
- the LOC123319483 gene encoding serine/threonine-protein kinase 11-interacting protein; translated protein: MEVDEIENLALILKANEKAISEGVKKVSLTTHVLEKVNSLVSLQIKQLMINPTCIDVSDQNSTETTKKNVQIIFKMMQNIVHLKLIADIVPIDSTVDISEFRNLQILELHKVDVSKIAGLNSQRLHLQQLICSRDLDSLRGLLEYCGGDYCSKYIWTELKNLVLSYNKLTALDDSLECVPWLSSLDLSHNELTNVDEIGCLNNLKYLNLSFNKLQKVPKFSGQICNRLQILNLGNNFLEDISQLKNLVNICELDLSDNCLIDHSELVSLSHLAALHWLSLVGNPLSYHTRHIQNTCIYLHQNVDPQRFILDFMQLSTSDVKLIGTFHPLMQRSNSDSLSASEGSTKLLTSIERSKKVREVDIEDNKSVDKEPVLLPQSYSSVDHLEVRNHIHNLRETYGESWLNYYKGPIEKDNSINNSQDMSGFTVLDETNSITEEKEPNNENQDETENNIYNTTVDETSEDEDIEVNSEESIYMAKIPGEEEDLFVVFTKDSLTEIDCTTSKERASWVLSTITSCEFIDEDRCTVQINFDTLRKDRKMRIYDLQSEDAERLHNFIAHLIDSREKPALNKVLQCMKCLKQIPKVDDLLASYKEETMRCPDCGSTILVEENIIAGD
- the LOC123319486 gene encoding transmembrane protein 138 yields the protein MVDYLTGRYVPIVVFQIILLVTDLLINIVSIILRSYNALILVFLIIQILCIILAFSTIFILFFSTYVYQVGLIELLHERFKHTIIVCLIYFLATLGINIWSLLLRYNETFTGNWPTEFIVFYILHRLFAPLYYYEFKRCFLRISDPRFYEDSR
- the LOC123319484 gene encoding fructose-1,6-bisphosphatase 1, whose amino-acid sequence is MDSNCITLTRFVLAEQKKAPGATGELTQLLNSVQTAVKVISYAVRKAGITKLFGTAGETNVQGEEVKKLDVLANELFINMLKSSYTVALLISEENETVIEIETERRGKYIVAFDPLDGSSNIDCLVSIGSIFAIWKKTDNTAPTLADGLQPGNQVVAAGYALYGSATMMVLSLGSGVNGFMLDPSIGEFILTDKDMKIPQKGNIYSINEGYTHLWDDAIKEYVQNKKDPSKGKPYNARYVGSMVADVHRTIKYGGVFIYPATKASPNGKLRLLYECIPMAFIMTQAGGAASNGQIPILDIQPKTIHERSPIFLGSPDDVDEILQTIQKHKK